A single region of the Jatrophihabitans sp. GAS493 genome encodes:
- a CDS encoding TetR/AcrR family transcriptional regulator: MATGKSVRTRVRAEMTEEIKAIAREHLARDGANLSLRAVARDLGMVSSAVYRYFASRDELLTALIVDAYNAVGAAAEETESALPRSDLRGRVLALGRGARSWARQHPAEYALVFGSPVPGYVAPRETVDPAARIPLRIGRILQDAAAAGATIPPGPVRLPAAVRADMKLLGAYPDFAGIPEAAMARGVGLWSQIVGLISFELFGHLVGGVADYDAFFDYQLRLAAVQLGLSSGAESVRA, from the coding sequence GGTGCGGACGCGCGTGCGCGCGGAGATGACCGAAGAGATCAAGGCGATCGCCCGCGAGCATCTGGCCCGCGACGGCGCAAACCTCTCACTGCGCGCGGTCGCCCGGGACCTGGGGATGGTCTCCTCGGCCGTCTACCGCTACTTCGCCAGTCGCGACGAACTGCTCACCGCGCTCATAGTCGACGCGTACAACGCAGTCGGTGCTGCGGCGGAGGAGACCGAGTCGGCGCTGCCGCGCAGTGACCTGCGTGGACGGGTACTGGCCCTCGGGCGAGGGGCACGATCCTGGGCCCGGCAGCACCCGGCCGAATACGCGCTGGTCTTCGGCAGCCCGGTTCCCGGATATGTCGCCCCGCGCGAGACCGTCGATCCGGCGGCCCGGATACCGCTGCGAATCGGGCGGATACTGCAGGACGCGGCCGCCGCTGGAGCCACCATTCCGCCCGGCCCGGTGCGCCTCCCGGCGGCGGTGCGGGCCGACATGAAGCTTCTCGGCGCGTACCCCGACTTCGCCGGAATTCCGGAGGCGGCGATGGCCCGTGGGGTCGGGCTCTGGAGCCAGATCGTCGGGTTGATCAGCTTCGAGCTCTTCGGGCACCTGGTGGGCGGGGTTGCCGACTACGACGCCTTCTTCGACTACCAGCTCCGGCTGGCCGCGGTGCAGCTTGGGCTCAGTTCTGGCGCCGAATCCGTTCGCGCATGA